One genomic segment of Equus przewalskii isolate Varuska chromosome 13, EquPr2, whole genome shotgun sequence includes these proteins:
- the POU5F2 gene encoding LOW QUALITY PROTEIN: POU domain, class 5, transcription factor 2 (The sequence of the model RefSeq protein was modified relative to this genomic sequence to represent the inferred CDS: inserted 1 base in 1 codon; substituted 1 base at 1 genomic stop codon), whose protein sequence is MASHRPSNFSPLPGSGRXRADSPISLSSQAAPGRLMVWPGVGPRVCPGPGVWRVPLGALLYEFLGRMAPCGPQLTAGRAGAWFPGPSEAAFPGPYIVLRCIPRLALPEDVSAIEKEMAQLAKELRQKRMTLGYSQADVGFAVGPLFGKVLSQTTICRFEAQHLSLANMXKLLPLLKMWLEEVDTENLLGLCNMETVLQQARKRRRASRETRIGNSLERVFLQCPRPTPQQISSIAGQLRLQKDLVRVWFYNRSKMGSQPTNDFSPPEEVGAAGSPFPGGPVCFPLALGLHFGSLHCGGPYFTPLYSSTPSPAGVPSSLPRPPL, encoded by the exons ATGGCCAGTCACAGGCCCTCAAACTTCTCCCCACTGCCAGGCAGTGGCA GACGGGCTGACTCTCCCATCTCATTGAGCTCCCAGGCGGCCCCTGGTAGGCTGATGGTCTGGCCAGGGGTCGGGCCAAGGGTCTGCCCGGGCCCTGGGGTGTGGAGGGTGCCCCTGGGTGCCCTGCTGTATGAGTTCCTGGGCAGGATGGCACCCTGCGGGCCCCAGCTCACAGCTGGCAGGGCGGGGGCCTGGTTCCCGGGCCCCTCCGAGGCCGCCTTCCCCGGGCCATACATCGTCCTTCGCTGCATCCCAAGGTTGGCGCTTCCAGAAGACGTCTCTGCCATTGAGAAAGAGATGGCGCAGCTGGCCAAGGAGCTGAGGCAGAAGAGGATGACCCTTGGGTACTCGCAGGCCGACGTTGGGTTCGCCGTGGGGCCTCTTTTTGGAAAGGTCCTTAGCCAGACGACCATCTGCCGCTTCGAGGCCCAGCATCTCAGCCTCGCCAACATGTAGAAGCTGCTACCGCTGCTGAAAATGTGGCTGGAGGAAGTGGACACCGAGAACCTTCTGGGCTTATGCAACATGGAGACAGTCCTGCAGCAGGCTCGGAAGCGGAGACGGGCAAGCAGGGAGACTCGCATCGGAAACTCCCTGGAGAGAGTCTTCCTGCAATGCCCAAGGCCCACACCGCAGCAAATCAGCAGCATCGCTGGGCAGCTCCGGCTGCAGAAGGACCTAGTCCGAGTTTGGTTCTATAACCGGAGCAAGATGGGCAGCCAGCCAACCAATGATTTCTCCCCAccagaggaggtgggggcagctggCTCTCCTTTCCCAGGGGGACCAGTGTGCTTTCCCCTCGCATTGGGGCTCCATTTTGGTTCCCTCCACTGTGGGGGCCCATACTTTACACCCTTGTACTCCTCCACCCCGTCCCCTGCGGGGgtgccctcctctctgccccgACCACCACTCTAG